A DNA window from Capnocytophaga sp. ARDL2 contains the following coding sequences:
- a CDS encoding exonuclease SbcCD subunit D, translating into MKLLHTADWHLGKRLDRFSRIEEQKAVLNEIICIANRESVDMVVVAGDLFDSFNPPAEAIELFFETLIQLSDHGNRPVIAIAGNHDAPAFINAPNALAKINGIILTGFPLDRIAPYKAKGFEILQSDKGFVELKINSIDFPVRVALTPFANEWRLKSYMGEDREQALNDALKNHWQKIATNYCDNQGVNLLVTHLYMNKRNTPLLDEPDGEKPLKIGTADLIYTDAIPTEFQYVALGHLHNFNDIGTENCPIVYASSPLCYSFSEAGQQKAVAIVELFPNKKTVVNRLPLSSGYQLHRPTFNDIENAVQFLENHKNTYVELTFCSDEFIKNEDKKRLFAAHDKIVYLIPQIVKKGKKNNQEHHNINLNKSEWELFVDYFKLKNNNQEPNEDIKNLFKEITQP; encoded by the coding sequence ATGAAACTACTTCACACTGCCGATTGGCATTTAGGAAAAAGACTCGACCGTTTTAGTCGCATCGAAGAGCAAAAAGCTGTACTAAACGAAATCATATGCATCGCAAATCGCGAAAGCGTAGATATGGTTGTCGTTGCTGGTGATTTATTTGATTCGTTCAATCCACCCGCTGAGGCTATCGAATTGTTTTTTGAAACACTTATTCAACTTTCAGACCACGGGAACAGACCCGTGATTGCGATTGCTGGAAATCACGATGCTCCTGCTTTTATCAACGCTCCCAATGCATTAGCAAAAATAAATGGAATTATACTCACAGGATTTCCTCTCGATAGGATTGCTCCCTACAAAGCAAAAGGGTTTGAAATTTTGCAATCCGACAAAGGCTTTGTAGAATTGAAAATCAATTCGATAGATTTTCCTGTGCGAGTTGCTCTTACACCTTTTGCCAACGAATGGCGATTGAAATCTTATATGGGCGAAGACCGTGAACAGGCTCTCAACGATGCCTTAAAAAATCACTGGCAAAAAATTGCAACAAACTACTGCGACAATCAAGGGGTAAATCTTTTGGTTACACATCTGTATATGAACAAGCGAAACACTCCCCTACTCGACGAACCCGACGGCGAAAAACCGCTCAAAATCGGTACGGCAGATTTGATTTATACCGACGCTATTCCAACTGAATTTCAATATGTAGCTTTGGGACATTTACACAATTTCAACGATATAGGGACAGAAAACTGTCCTATAGTGTATGCCTCTTCTCCTCTTTGCTATAGTTTTAGTGAAGCAGGTCAGCAAAAGGCTGTAGCTATTGTAGAATTATTTCCCAACAAAAAAACTGTTGTCAATCGCTTACCACTTTCATCTGGATATCAATTACATAGACCAACATTCAACGACATTGAAAATGCGGTTCAATTTCTTGAAAATCATAAAAACACCTATGTCGAGCTTACCTTTTGCAGTGATGAATTTATCAAAAACGAGGACAAAAAGCGATTGTTTGCCGCTCATGACAAAATCGTTTATCTAATTCCTCAAATTGTGAAAAAAGGCAAAAAAAACAACCAAGAACACCACAACATCAACCTAAACAAAAGCGAATGGGAATTGTTTGTCGATTATTTCAAATTGAAAAACAACAACCAAGAACCCAACGAAGATATTAAAAACTTATTTAAAGAAATTACCCAACCATGA